One window from the genome of Sebastes umbrosus isolate fSebUmb1 chromosome 12, fSebUmb1.pri, whole genome shotgun sequence encodes:
- the lamc2 gene encoding laminin subunit gamma-2, with product MRNNSWISLLLGALLAAVCTVQATYTHYSTVRCSCNGRSRYCLRDAGGLHCVDCTGHFEGRHCERCKDGFHLVGAALSCTPCRCNPTGSVGATCDSGGRCGCKDGVTGDKCDRCPDGPIGPNGCSQRRQAREDSGSQTCFCYGHSSRCSAQSGYSVHNITSTFADGPDGWKAATAQGVTPNDVHFRWSPKHQDLEVISKNSLPVYLYAPDPYLENQLLSYGQNFSFSLRLDRGVRHPSTNDVILEGGGLRVGASLGDLRSIVPCGQKINYSFRLDEQPSSRWRPELSSSQFQTLLQNLTAIKIRATFGENGRGYIDNVRLVSARRGDGAPARWVQTCSCPPGYEGEFCERCSAGFRRNAPADGPFSGCEACSCRGGSCDPQTGDCYSADETPDDLSCSDGFYRDPWQPRACLKCPCPDGVSCSITAGSLTPRCYGCPTGYTGPRCNVCQEGFHSGPVRGDGLPTCKPCQCNGHIDVGVAGSCDRNTGECLKCVNNTRGQNCEVCLPGFYHGLATDACKPCACDLQGSESRQCDDSGRCRCRPGFEGLKCPRSNCPSCFSPIKTKMAAYADKLKQLETRLSDVDGGLKPANSAEMEAALRATEKLVDDLQYNTELLTGQEKNLQGRLSSISRSQLAEGQDLQNIADAADKIKQRQQTYKTNVEEVQSLMQEMKRKLDEAKADLRSAEIPLGDAPLGPNLLTSLVKTATSLADKHQTSADAVEQSANEALSDSQESLALVRTLMSKENKVKELIGDLKTTYDKTSAQVKGLENQATRLSGEARDESKMADGMLKDIAAMERNIPSSLKGQMDAMVSRLEDVKQAVDGDISGFEALQDGMLRDKDATEVLLAKGKGAQQKFNKLLDRVNVAKSDTEGALKRFNTNELDVALNTLRGFDQQIDNSKVLADAAIKRLPGINATIQQAVRNNRETISNLGDMSEDYSKALGTIGPLETLVNSLEGTLPSPAGLVNEATKLNKDASDLNRKATVAVKNLANELRAGKTLEADAEQAAGGAAAALNKARETREAVGKALRDINGLLANLNQTGVVDENRLAQLEKSLANAQQNVLGNLKPRLRDMEDQEVALRSLLRGINRDIDTILTDIANLEDILKAVPAGCFNSPPIEEA from the exons CGACGGTGCGCTGCAGCTGTAACGGCAGATCTCGGTACTGCCTTCGGGACGCCGGGGGTCTGCACTGCGTCGACTGTACGGGACACTTCGAGGGCCGCCACTGCGAGCGCTGCAAGGACGGCTTCCACCTGGTGGGGGCGGCGCTGAGCTGCACACCCTGCCGCTGCAACCCCACAG GTTCTGTCGGTGCCACGTGTGACAGCGGCGGGCGCTGCGGCTGTAAAGACGGCGTCACTGGAGATAAATGCGACCGCTGCCCGGACGGGCCGATCGGACCCAACGGCTGCTCGCAGAG acGTCAGGCCAGAGAGGATTCTGGGAGTCAGACCTGTTTCTGTTACGGTCACAGCAGCCGGTGTTCTGCACAATCCGGTTACTCCGTCCACAACATCACCTCCACCTTCGCCGACG gtccGGATGGTTGGAAGGCGGCGACAGCGCAGGGCGTCACGCCCAACGACGTCCACTTCCGCTGGTCGCCAAAACACCAGGACCTGGAGGTGATCTCCAAAAACAGCCTGCCGGTTTACCTGTACGCCCCAG aTCCTTACCTGGAGAACCAGTTGCTGAGTTACGGTCAGAACTTTTCCTTCTCGTTGCGTCTGGACCGCGGCGTCCGACACCCGTCCACCAACGACGTGATCCTGGAAGGCGGCGGCCTACGAGTGGGCGCCTCGCTGGGCGACCTGCGCTCCATCGTCCCCTGTGGCCAGAAGATCAACTACAGCTTCAG ACTGGATGAGCAgcccagcagcaggtggaggcCTGAACTCTCCTCCTCCCAGTTCCAGACGCTCCTCCAGAACCTCACCGCCATCAAGATCAGGGCGACATTCGGCGAAAATG GACGTGGTTACATCGACAACGTGCGACTGGTGTCGGCGAGGCGTGGCGACGGCGCCCCGGCCCGCTGGGTTCAGACCTGCAGCTGCCCGCCGGGCTACGAGGGCGAGTTCTGCGAGCGATGCTCGGCCGGCTTCAGACGCAACGCCCCCGCAGACGGGCCCTTCAGCGGCTGCGAGGCCTGCAGCTGCAGAGGAGGAAGCTGCGACCCGCAGACCGGCGACTGTTACTCTGCCGACGAGACGCCCGATGACCTGAGCTGCTCCGACGGGTTCTACCGGGACCCCTGGCAGCCGCGCGCCTGTCTGAAGTGTCCCTGTCCCGACGGAGTGTCCTGCTCCATCACTGCCGGTTCGCTGACGCCCCGATGTTACGGCTGTCCAACCGGATACACAG GTCCTCGCTGTAACGTCTGTCAGGAGGGTTTCCATAGCGGTCCCGTACGGGGCGACGGCTTGCCGACCTGCAAGCCGTGCCAGTGTAACGGACACATCGACGTCGGCGTGGCGGGAAGTTGTGATCGCAACACCGGCGAATGTCTGAAATGTGTGAACAACACGAGGGGACAGAACTGCGAGGTCTGTCTGCCGGGGTTCTACCACGGCCTCGCCACCGACGCCTGCAAAC CGTGTGCCTGTGACCTTCAGGGCTCTGAGTCCAGACAGTGTGATGATTCGGGCCGCTGTCGGTGTCGACCGGGCTTCGAGGGTCTGAAGTGCCCAAGGTCCAACTGTCCATCCTGTTTCAGTCCCATCAAGACGAAG ATGGCGGCCTACGCTGACAAGCTGAAGCAGCTGGAGACTCGGCTCTCAGACGTGGACGGAGGTTTGAAACCGGCCAACAGCGCCGAGATGGAAGCTGCTCTGAGAGCCACGGAGAAGCTGGTGGACGACCTGCAGTACAACACCGAGCTGCTCACAG GACAGGAGAAGAACCTGCAGGGCCGCCTGTCGTCCATCAGCAGGAGTCAGCTGGCCGAGGGCCAGGACCTCCAGAACATCGCCGACGCCGCGGACAAAATCAAACAGCGACAGCAGACGTACAAGACGAACGTGGAGGAGGTTCAGAGTCTGATGCAGGAGATGAAACGCAAACTGGACGAGGCCAAAGCcgacctcagatcagct GAGATTCCTCTCGGAGACGCTCCGCTGGGTCCAAACCTCCTAACCTCTCTGGTGAAGACTGCCACCAGTCTAGCTGACAA ACATCAGACGAGTGCAGACGCCGTGGAGCAAAGCGCCAACGAAGCTCTGAGCGACTCGCAGGAGAGTCTGGCTCTGGTCCGAACTCTCATGAGCAAAGAGAACAAAGTCAAAGAGCTGATCGGAGATCTGAAAACCAC GTATGACAAGACTTCAGCCCAGGTGAAGGGTTTGGAGAACCAGGCGACCCGGCTGAGCGGCGAGGCCAGAGACGAGAGCAAAATGGCGGACGGCATGCTGAAAGACATTGCCGCCATGGAGCGAAACATCCCATCATCCCTGAAG GGGCAGATGGACGCCATGGTTTCCAGGTTGGAGGATGTGAAGCAGGCGGTGGACGGGGACATCTCAGGATTCGAGGCGCTGCAGGACGGCATGCTGCGAGACAAGGACGCCACCGAGGTCCTGCTGGCCAAGGGCAAGGGCGCCCAGCAG AAGTTCAACAAGCTGCTTGACAGAGTCAACGTCGCCAAGAGCGACACCGAGGGCGCTCTGAAACGCTTCAACACCAACGAGCTGGACGTCGCCCTGAACACCCTGAGAG GTTTCGACCAGCAGATCGATAACAGCAAGGTTTTGGCCGACGCTGCCATCAAGCGTCTTCCCGGCATCAACGCCACCATCCAGCAGGCCGTCAGAAACAACCGCGAGACGATCTCCAACCTGGGAGACATGTCTGAAGATTACAGCAAAGCACTGGGAACCATCGGACCACTGGAGACGCTGGTCAACAGTCTGGAG GGAACATTGCCGTCTCCTGCCGGTTTGGTGAATGAAGCCACCAAACTGAACAAGGATGCCAGTGATCTGAATAGGAAGGCGACGGTTGCAGTTAAAAACCTCGCCAATGAGCTGCGCGCCGGCAAGACGCTGGAGGCCGACGCCGAGCAG GCTGCCGGTGGAGCGGCGGCTGCGCTCAACAAAgccagagagaccagagaggcCGTGGGGAAAGCGCTGCGAGACATCAACGGCCTGCTGGCCAACCTGA acCAGACCGGTGTTGTGGATGAAAACCGCCTGGCGCAGCTGGAGAAGTCTCTGGCCAACGCTCAGCAAAATGTGTTGGGCAATCTGAAGCCTCGTCTCCGAGACATGGAGGACCAGGAGGTCGCCCTGCGCAGTCTGCTGAGAGGCATCAACCGGGACATCGACACCATCCTGACAGACATCGCTAACCTGGAGGACATCCTGAAGGCCGTCCCCGCCGGCTGCTTCAACAGCCCGCCCATCGAGGAGGCCTGA